In the Campylobacter sp. RM6914 genome, one interval contains:
- the trpA gene encoding tryptophan synthase subunit alpha has translation MDKIREAFNGKKANIGYIVAGYPSIEHTKEFLRNYDKSSLDLLELGVPYSDPLADGKLIAEASFTTAANGVNTDSVFEILKECKGEFNKPIVFLIYFNLIFSYGMEKFVKTCAQYGVSGLIVPDLPYEENGEFFKLCTAHKIALVPLISVTSAYRTDKILTSGSGFIYAIGAIGVSGSKRASNERLAMLVKELKSKSDLPVAVGFGVKNSVDANEVKGYADGAIIGTAIVELTAKYSGKELMDKISELF, from the coding sequence ATGGATAAGATAAGAGAAGCATTTAATGGCAAAAAGGCAAATATCGGCTATATCGTCGCAGGATATCCAAGCATAGAACACACGAAAGAATTTTTGCGAAATTATGACAAAAGTTCGCTTGATCTGCTTGAGCTTGGAGTGCCTTACTCGGATCCGTTAGCAGACGGCAAGCTTATAGCCGAGGCAAGTTTTACTACAGCAGCAAACGGCGTAAATACCGATAGCGTGTTTGAAATTTTAAAAGAGTGCAAGGGTGAATTTAACAAGCCGATAGTGTTTTTGATATATTTTAATCTTATATTTTCATACGGCATGGAAAAATTTGTAAAAACATGCGCGCAATACGGTGTAAGCGGGCTTATCGTGCCTGATCTGCCTTATGAGGAAAATGGTGAATTTTTCAAACTTTGCACGGCTCATAAGATAGCGCTTGTGCCTCTTATTAGCGTAACTTCAGCCTATAGAACGGATAAAATTTTAACTTCTGGATCTGGATTTATCTACGCTATCGGCGCTATTGGAGTAAGCGGCTCAAAACGTGCCAGTAATGAGCGTTTGGCAATGTTGGTAAAGGAGCTAAAGTCAAAGAGCGACCTGCCTGTTGCAGTTGGTTTTGGTGTTAAAAATAGCGTTGATGCAAATGAGGTCAAAGGCTATGCCGATGGTGCGATAATTGGCACTGCGATAGTTGAGCTAACGGCAAAATACAGC
- the trpB gene encoding tryptophan synthase subunit beta: MDKKAYFGKFGGQFVPETVMFALDELESAYESIASTAQFQAELDDLLKNYVGRPSPLYYAKRLSEHYGHKIYLKREDLNHTGAHKINNALAQALLAKKMGKKKIIAETGAGQHGVASATAAALLGLECDVYMGAVDIARQQLNAYRMQLLGANVVSIEDGLKTLKEATTAAIQAWVNEIESVFYVIGSAVGPHPYPKMVRDFQSIIGRETRSQLKDYGIKADYIIACVGGGSNAIGIFNEFLDDKDTELIGIEAGGLGANTPYHAATLTNGREGIIHGMKTMVLQDAYGMIEEVHSISAGLDYPGVGPQHAYLHDIKRVKYYAITDDECVNALRLTTRLEGIIPAIESSHALAYLEKLCPSLESKKTIVVNVSGRGDKDMDTIMGYEKGKIYG; encoded by the coding sequence ATGGATAAAAAGGCGTATTTTGGAAAATTCGGCGGTCAGTTTGTGCCTGAAACCGTGATGTTTGCGCTTGATGAGCTAGAGAGTGCGTATGAAAGTATCGCATCTACCGCACAATTTCAAGCAGAGCTAGACGACTTGCTTAAAAATTATGTTGGACGTCCTAGTCCGCTTTATTATGCAAAGCGCCTAAGTGAGCATTATGGGCATAAAATTTATCTAAAAAGAGAAGACTTAAACCATACAGGAGCGCATAAGATAAACAACGCTTTAGCACAAGCTTTGCTTGCTAAAAAGATGGGTAAGAAAAAGATCATAGCAGAAACGGGGGCGGGACAACACGGCGTTGCTAGTGCGACTGCGGCGGCACTTTTAGGGCTAGAGTGTGATGTATATATGGGTGCGGTTGATATCGCTAGACAGCAACTGAATGCTTACCGCATGCAGCTTCTTGGAGCAAACGTTGTTAGCATAGAAGATGGTCTAAAGACGCTAAAAGAGGCGACAACGGCTGCGATACAAGCATGGGTAAATGAGATAGAAAGCGTGTTTTACGTTATAGGCTCGGCTGTCGGTCCACATCCTTATCCAAAAATGGTGCGCGACTTTCAAAGTATCATAGGGCGTGAAACTAGATCCCAGCTTAAAGACTATGGCATAAAGGCTGACTATATCATCGCTTGTGTTGGCGGAGGAAGTAACGCGATAGGAATTTTTAACGAATTTTTAGATGATAAAGACACCGAACTAATCGGCATAGAAGCAGGAGGTCTTGGTGCTAACACTCCTTATCATGCGGCAACTCTTACAAACGGTCGTGAGGGTATCATACACGGCATGAAAACCATGGTGCTTCAGGATGCTTACGGCATGATAGAGGAGGTTCATAGCATATCTGCAGGACTTGACTACCCTGGTGTTGGTCCGCAACACGCATATTTGCATGATATAAAGCGTGTAAAATACTACGCTATAACTGACGATGAGTGTGTCAATGCATTGCGACTTACGACAAGGCTTGAGGGTATCATTCCTGCGATAGAAAGCTCGCATGCTTTGGCGTATTTAGAAAAGCTTTGCCCAAGTTTAGAGTCTAAAAAGACGATAGTCGTTAACGTTTCAGGCAGAGGCGATAAAGATATGGATACGATAATGGGTTATGAAAAAGGAAAAATTTATGGATAA
- a CDS encoding phosphoribosylanthranilate isomerase — translation MSSLNATRLKICGIKNVKEALDVLEFDVDYIGVIFAQSVRQVAPDTAKEISALARERDRKCVGVFAGQSDSEIVELCEFAMLNVAQIHGEISQSLYLGLKNLDVEVWRVLSVSEGDLPKTNEPNDMVLYDCKGRNLGGNGVSFEWQKLENLEPFSFGIAGGIDENNACAALKFHPLVIDANSKLEDEKFIKIPSKVAVLAAIVNNKMKIE, via the coding sequence ATGAGTTCTTTAAACGCTACACGTCTTAAAATTTGTGGTATTAAAAACGTCAAAGAAGCGCTTGATGTGCTTGAATTTGATGTTGATTATATAGGCGTGATATTTGCACAAAGTGTGCGTCAAGTAGCTCCTGATACGGCAAAGGAAATTTCAGCCTTAGCGCGGGAGCGGGATAGGAAGTGTGTAGGTGTTTTTGCGGGACAAAGCGATAGCGAGATAGTTGAGCTTTGTGAATTTGCAATGCTTAATGTGGCTCAAATTCATGGCGAAATAAGCCAAAGTTTATATCTTGGTCTAAAAAATTTAGATGTTGAGGTTTGGCGTGTTTTAAGTGTCTCAGAGGGTGATCTTCCAAAAACAAATGAACCAAACGACATGGTGCTTTATGACTGCAAAGGAAGAAATTTAGGCGGAAACGGTGTTAGTTTTGAGTGGCAAAAGCTTGAAAATTTAGAGCCGTTTAGCTTTGGTATAGCAGGTGGGATAGATGAAAACAACGCATGCGCGGCGTTAAAATTTCATCCACTTGTAATAGATGCAAATAGCAAGCTTGAAGATGAAAAATTTATAAAAATTCCAAGCAAGGTAGCCGTGCTAGCCGCTATAGTAAATAACAAAATGAAAATAGAATAA
- the trpD gene encoding anthranilate phosphoribosyltransferase: MILLIDNYDSFVFNVKQYLEDLSDEEILCVRNDKITLGEIKSLNPTKIILSPGPKHPKDSGICLKILKSDLTQPILGICLGHQAIGLCFGGVIKRLEKPFHGKTSDIEILNAEPLFTGLPQKFSVMRYHSLYVDELSENLECLAVSDDGVVMALKVKDRPIYGVQFHPESYFSQYGKKIIDNFLNINKKEMIKENEVVNFAPFMIKLQKGLMLDGADYAVICKAINDKEYDIVQLAGLLVLISEKSLYPESVAALVQNILKYSITYNDPSDMFDIVGTGGDRLKTINVSTTVAFILASLGVKVAKHGNKAITSKSGSSDTLSALGVKLSASIDENRERIRNENLAFFHAAFFHKITAEVKEVRDRLKIGTCFNMLGPLLNPNLGLKFQMVGNYLEEVNELMAKTLLKLGRKHALVVHGMDGMDEITLCDETLVHEVRDGKILEYRITPEQFGFKRAFHADIEGGTSEENAEILKATLRGEVKGAKLDIVVLNAMFALYAADVVKTPMDAKEIVLEAIESGKAYEFFKRYTS; this comes from the coding sequence ATGATACTTTTAATTGATAATTACGATAGTTTTGTTTTTAATGTAAAACAGTATTTAGAGGATCTAAGCGATGAGGAAATTTTATGTGTTAGAAACGATAAAATTACTCTTGGTGAGATAAAGTCACTAAATCCTACAAAAATAATTTTAAGCCCGGGCCCAAAACACCCAAAAGATAGTGGAATTTGTCTAAAAATTTTAAAGTCAGATCTAACCCAGCCGATACTTGGAATTTGTCTGGGTCATCAAGCGATCGGACTATGTTTTGGCGGTGTGATAAAGCGTCTTGAAAAGCCTTTTCATGGTAAGACTTCAGATATTGAAATTTTAAATGCCGAGCCATTATTTACGGGACTTCCGCAAAAATTTAGCGTCATGCGCTATCACTCGCTTTATGTCGATGAACTTAGCGAAAATTTAGAGTGTTTGGCTGTAAGTGATGATGGCGTAGTGATGGCTTTAAAGGTAAAAGATCGCCCAATATACGGTGTTCAGTTTCATCCTGAAAGCTATTTTTCACAGTATGGCAAAAAAATAATCGATAATTTTTTAAATATAAACAAAAAAGAGATGATAAAGGAGAATGAAGTGGTAAATTTTGCACCATTTATGATAAAACTACAAAAGGGTCTGATGCTTGATGGGGCTGATTACGCTGTTATTTGCAAAGCTATAAACGATAAAGAATACGACATTGTTCAGCTGGCCGGCTTGCTTGTGCTTATAAGCGAAAAGAGCCTTTATCCTGAAAGCGTTGCGGCTTTGGTGCAAAATATCCTAAAATACTCCATAACTTATAATGACCCAAGCGATATGTTTGATATAGTTGGTACCGGAGGCGATAGGTTAAAAACTATAAATGTTTCAACTACGGTTGCGTTTATACTTGCTAGTCTTGGTGTAAAGGTTGCAAAACACGGCAATAAAGCCATAACAAGCAAAAGCGGCAGTAGCGATACGTTAAGCGCGCTAGGTGTAAAACTAAGCGCAAGTATAGATGAAAATCGCGAGAGGATCAGAAATGAAAATTTGGCCTTTTTCCATGCGGCGTTTTTCCATAAAATAACAGCTGAGGTAAAAGAGGTGCGTGATCGTCTGAAAATAGGCACTTGCTTTAATATGCTAGGACCGCTTTTAAACCCGAATTTAGGACTTAAATTTCAAATGGTAGGCAACTATCTTGAAGAGGTGAACGAACTAATGGCAAAGACTCTTTTAAAGCTTGGTAGAAAACACGCCTTGGTTGTTCACGGTATGGACGGCATGGATGAGATCACACTTTGCGATGAGACGTTAGTTCATGAGGTAAGAGACGGTAAAATTTTAGAATACCGCATAACACCGGAGCAATTTGGCTTTAAAAGAGCGTTTCACGCCGACATAGAGGGTGGCACAAGCGAAGAAAACGCCGAAATTTTAAAAGCGACTTTGCGAGGCGAAGTAAAGGGCGCAAAGCTTGATATAGTCGTGCTAAACGCAATGTTTGCACTATATGCGGCAGACGTGGTTAAAACACCTATGGATGCCAAAGAGATCGTGCTTGAAGCGATAGAAAGCGGGAAAGCCTATGAGTTCTTTAAACGCTACACGTCTTAA
- a CDS encoding anthranilate synthase component I family protein, giving the protein MLLYEPIFYYEQIKNKFPKSYLAEDKFQAIIGIDCEYFDAKNYDLDALVGYYNANLQKSQAPFAGLFGVFAHGSVKFFEDIAEPSECAYEFPEFFYANANAYLHFDKVSKIYTFYGDKNDYYEFLKELKPLESKYQEAKFQILTDLDAEKKHFEDIVEKAKEYVRSGDVFQVVLAKQLKISSNLDSVEFYKKLSTLNPSPYMFHFPTPYGDIVGSSPELVFEMRDKKIFVAPIAGTRPRGSDANEDERLKNDLLSDEKELAEHKMLIDLARNDIGHVAKPRSVVVKNPMHIQYYESVMHIVSEVYGICRDNLSWLDVIRSIFPAGTLSGTPKIRAMQIISELEGLQRGIYGGGIGFLHFNGDVQMAILIRSAFFNAKTDTKGFRDVFVGAGAGIVYDSTPKNEYAEICHKRASVVRVFRDNCKEVR; this is encoded by the coding sequence ATGCTCTTATATGAACCGATTTTTTACTACGAACAGATCAAAAACAAATTCCCTAAAAGCTACCTTGCAGAAGATAAATTTCAAGCGATAATCGGCATAGACTGCGAATATTTTGACGCTAAAAATTATGATTTAGACGCACTCGTGGGATATTATAATGCAAATCTTCAAAAGAGCCAAGCTCCGTTTGCGGGTCTTTTTGGTGTTTTTGCTCACGGAAGTGTTAAATTTTTTGAAGATATAGCCGAGCCTAGCGAGTGTGCATATGAATTTCCGGAGTTTTTTTACGCAAATGCAAATGCTTATTTACATTTTGATAAAGTGAGTAAAATTTATACATTTTACGGCGATAAGAATGATTATTACGAGTTTTTAAAAGAGCTAAAGCCATTAGAGAGTAAATATCAAGAGGCAAAATTTCAAATTTTAACAGATTTAGATGCCGAAAAGAAACATTTTGAAGATATTGTTGAAAAAGCTAAAGAGTATGTAAGATCGGGCGATGTTTTCCAAGTTGTTCTTGCAAAACAGCTAAAAATCTCATCAAATTTAGATAGCGTGGAGTTTTATAAAAAACTCAGCACGCTTAATCCAAGCCCATATATGTTTCATTTTCCCACACCTTACGGCGATATCGTAGGCTCTTCGCCTGAGCTTGTTTTTGAAATGAGAGATAAAAAAATTTTCGTTGCACCGATAGCAGGAACTCGTCCAAGAGGAAGCGATGCAAATGAAGACGAGAGGTTAAAAAACGATCTTTTAAGCGATGAAAAAGAGCTAGCCGAACATAAGATGTTAATAGATCTGGCGCGAAACGATATCGGACATGTGGCAAAGCCAAGAAGCGTAGTTGTAAAAAATCCAATGCATATTCAGTATTACGAGAGTGTTATGCATATCGTAAGCGAGGTTTATGGAATTTGCCGCGATAACCTTTCGTGGCTTGATGTTATTAGAAGTATTTTTCCTGCAGGAACACTTAGTGGAACGCCAAAAATTCGTGCCATGCAGATCATATCTGAGCTTGAAGGTCTTCAAAGAGGCATATATGGCGGCGGTATAGGATTTTTACATTTTAACGGTGACGTGCAAATGGCGATATTGATACGCTCGGCATTTTTTAATGCAAAGACCGACACAAAAGGCTTTAGAGATGTTTTTGTGGGAGCCGGTGCTGGTATAGTTTATGACTCTACTCCAAAGAATGAATACGCTGAAATTTGCCATAAACGCGCCAGTGTCGTTAGGGTTTTTAGAGATAATTGCAAAGAGGTAAGATGA
- a CDS encoding sulfite exporter TauE/SafE family protein — translation MLFALLLIVGTFVGFISGFFGIGGGTIIVPIMLALGYNIKTAIGISITQMLMGAIFGSYMNYKAGLLRLNKGIYLGLGGMSGASLSGYIVELAPEILLESILLATFAFSIFRLYFTTVSENSSPNTSNLLLFLVGFSVGAIAISIGIGGAVFITPILVGFLGYEMKKAISMGVFFVMFASISGFISMAYHGHVEYAEGFTLGIGALLGVYFGTKTTHKTDKKVLKKWFLLLYLVMSSLMIKKIFFS, via the coding sequence ATGCTATTTGCTCTTTTGTTGATTGTTGGCACATTTGTGGGCTTTATCTCGGGATTTTTCGGTATCGGAGGCGGGACTATCATAGTGCCTATCATGCTAGCTTTAGGCTATAACATCAAAACTGCTATAGGCATAAGCATAACGCAAATGTTAATGGGTGCTATCTTTGGCTCATACATGAACTATAAAGCCGGTCTTTTGCGTCTAAACAAAGGAATTTATCTAGGTCTTGGCGGCATGAGCGGGGCTAGTCTTAGCGGATATATCGTGGAGCTTGCACCTGAAATTTTACTAGAGAGTATCTTGCTTGCGACATTTGCTTTTTCTATTTTTAGACTTTATTTTACAACCGTCAGTGAAAATTCTTCACCAAATACTTCAAATTTATTGCTATTTTTAGTAGGTTTTTCAGTTGGAGCTATAGCAATTAGTATCGGTATCGGCGGAGCGGTTTTTATAACACCTATTTTGGTTGGATTTTTAGGGTATGAGATGAAAAAGGCGATTTCCATGGGCGTCTTTTTTGTTATGTTTGCTTCTATTTCGGGATTTATTTCTATGGCATACCATGGGCACGTGGAGTATGCAGAGGGCTTTACTTTGGGTATCGGTGCGCTTTTAGGAGTTTATTTTGGCACAAAAACAACTCACAAAACAGACAAAAAAGTTCTTAAAAAATGGTTCTTACTTCTTTATCTGGTCATGAGTTCGTTGATGATAAAAAAGATATTTTTTAGTTAA
- a CDS encoding class I SAM-dependent methyltransferase, protein MQNVKEYYDEFPYFSAAFADCSPLRLQSVAEFLGLDAPKANIARVLELGCAYGGNILPFAVHNSQADVVGIDISSTQVKVGNEIAKGMGLENFKLIEKDILSIDKDKLKKLGKFDYIIAHGLYSWVCDEVKEAILRLIHELLSQNGIAYISYNVYPGWKSFDILRDYMIFVSSTQKDQTSRLEKAKKELKFLSDYLRINLQAQNDPTLRDSTQLLLTQANFLQNIIKKGHDYYVLHDFLETSNDPMYFYKFAASLKKSGLCYLIDAGLDDIFRNSLGIYRFDAHISQNYPSRIEGEQMRDFMLNRSFRKSLVMKSEILGDRSDFDMDIGVNEFSKLNFILHSRDDKSGNAVYEALKNAYPQSLNLSELSNMLEQDLQSTYSQLIEIFATQNVSIAPKKFHHVKYKKGKTRIKPCVARYLEYFINEPSPVILLANELNLKVELTPSEAKAALKFDGQNSLEEIKTSLALKNADEFLNKLSNKLSEAYFLENFN, encoded by the coding sequence ATGCAAAACGTAAAAGAATACTATGATGAATTCCCTTATTTTTCAGCTGCGTTTGCAGACTGCTCGCCGTTAAGACTTCAGTCGGTAGCTGAATTTTTAGGCTTAGATGCACCAAAGGCAAATATCGCTCGTGTGCTTGAGCTTGGTTGCGCTTACGGTGGCAATATCCTTCCATTTGCAGTCCATAACAGCCAAGCCGATGTTGTTGGTATTGATATCTCAAGCACTCAGGTTAAAGTCGGTAACGAGATAGCCAAAGGCATGGGTCTTGAAAATTTTAAACTTATCGAAAAAGATATCCTAAGTATCGACAAAGATAAGTTGAAAAAGCTTGGCAAATTTGACTATATTATCGCACATGGGCTTTATAGCTGGGTTTGCGATGAAGTTAAAGAGGCTATCTTACGCCTTATACACGAGCTTTTAAGCCAAAATGGCATAGCCTATATCTCATATAATGTCTATCCGGGTTGGAAGAGTTTTGATATTTTGCGTGATTATATGATATTTGTTTCATCTACTCAAAAAGATCAAACAAGCAGACTTGAAAAAGCAAAAAAAGAGCTTAAATTTTTAAGTGATTATCTTAGGATAAATTTACAAGCGCAAAATGATCCGACCTTAAGAGATAGTACCCAGCTTTTACTAACTCAGGCAAATTTCTTGCAAAATATCATCAAAAAAGGACATGACTATTATGTTTTGCATGATTTTTTAGAGACTTCAAATGACCCAATGTATTTTTATAAATTTGCCGCTTCTCTTAAGAAGAGCGGGCTTTGCTATCTTATAGATGCAGGGCTTGATGACATTTTTAGAAACAGTCTTGGGATTTACCGCTTTGACGCTCATATCTCGCAAAACTACCCAAGCCGTATAGAGGGCGAGCAGATGAGGGATTTTATGCTTAATCGCTCGTTTAGAAAAAGTCTTGTTATGAAGAGTGAAATTTTAGGCGACAGGAGTGACTTTGATATGGATATCGGCGTGAATGAATTTAGTAAATTAAATTTTATCCTTCACTCAAGAGACGATAAAAGCGGTAACGCAGTTTATGAGGCATTAAAAAACGCATATCCGCAAAGTTTAAATTTGTCAGAGCTATCAAATATGTTAGAGCAGGATTTGCAAAGCACTTATTCGCAACTTATCGAAATTTTTGCCACACAAAATGTTAGCATAGCGCCAAAGAAATTTCATCATGTAAAATACAAAAAGGGTAAAACTCGCATAAAACCTTGTGTTGCACGTTATCTTGAGTATTTTATAAACGAGCCAAGTCCTGTGATACTGCTTGCAAATGAGCTAAATTTAAAAGTTGAGCTAACTCCTAGCGAGGCTAAAGCGGCATTAAAATTTGATGGTCAAAATAGCCTTGAAGAGATAAAAACCTCGCTTGCTCTAAAAAATGCGGATGAGTTTTTAAATAAGCTTAGCAACAAGCTAAGCGAGGCGTATTTTTTAGAGAATTTTAACTAA